The Marinihelvus fidelis genomic interval ACCCCGGCGAGTACCGCGTACTGCACAACGTGACCCTGCCCACCACCGGCGGCCACACGACACAGATCGATCATGTCGTCATCAGCCGCTACGGCATCTTCGTGCTGGAAACGAAACACCTGGCCGGGTGGGTCTTCGGTAAGGCTGGCGACGCCAAGTGGACGCAATCCTTCGGCCGCCACGCCAGGAACACCTTCCAGAATCCGCTGCGCCAGAACCATGCACACGTGAAAGCCCTGCAAACCGCCACCGGCCTGGGTGATGAAGCCTTCGAGTCGCTGGTGATCATGACCGGCAAGGCCACGTTCAAAACCGGCATCCCCAAGGGCGTCCTCGCACTGCGCGACCTGATGCAGGTGCTCCGCGCCATGCCCCGCCAACGCCTGACCGACACCCAGGTCAAAGCGGCGGTAAACGCCATCGAAGCCGCCCGCCTGGCCCCCGGCCCCGAGACCGACCGCGAGCACATCGAAACCACCGTTCGCCGCCACGGCGCCGGCAATGGTATGGTCGCAACAGCCAGCAAGCTGTATTTCAGGGGGCTCGCCATCAACATCGGACTCAAACTCATCGGTGTCGCACTGATGATCGCCGTGGCCTGGTTTGCCTACCAGCGCATCAGTGACATCACGACCGACTATGCGGAAAGCCAACTGACCGGCAAACCGGCGGCCACGCAGCCCGCGCCTGAAACAGCGCCGCCGACACCCGTGCCCGCGACGAGCCCGGTACCAGAAACGACACCCCCAACCACCGCGGAAACCACCCCGGAACCGGAGCCAGCCCCTGCCCCGACAGACATCCGCAACCGGATGCCCAAGGACGTCCGCTGCGCCTACAGCCCGGACACCGACCGCTGTGCCTGCCTGGACCCGCGCGGGTTTAAGTACCAGGCGGCGTTGGAACAGTGCAAGGCAAGGGCTTTGGGGGAGGCCTGATTTAGGCTATATATCAGCTGCTTAACACAGGGTAATCAGCAACCAGACGGCCCACTAATCAACAAATAGACGCTAGCTTAACCAGCAAATAGACGCTAATATAGCCCGCAAATAGCCGGGGCATTAGTCAACAAATGGCCGAAGCCGAAGAGGAAAAAATCTATACCAGGCTGATGGCAACCGCCATGAGCGAAGCGCTGGGCGACACGCCAGTCGTGTGCCTGCTCGGGCCACGCCAGTCCGGCAAATCAACACTTGTCCGGCGACTGCTGCCCAAGCGGCACTATGTGACGTTCGATGACCCGGGGCTGCTCGACGCGGCGCAGGCCGACCCGCTGGGCTTCCTGCGTGCACTGCCGGAACAGGTGACGCTTGACGAGATCCAGCGCGTGCCGGAGCTGTTGCCACCCATCAAGTTGCTCGTGGATGAGAACCGAACGCCGGGTCGTTTTGTCCTGACAGGTTCGGCGAACCTGCTGTTGCTGCCGAGCGTGAACGAATCTCTTGCAGGGCGCATGGAAGTGGTCCGGCTACACCCGTTGTCTGAAATGGAGAAGCAGGGTACGGAAACCAGTTTCCTGGAGACACTGATTTCCGGCGCGCTTGAGGCCGCCGTGAGTGAGAGTGGCCAGGTGGTCAGCGGAACGGCCGAGGCAATCTGTTCAGGGGGATACCCGGAACCCCTGGGGCGACCCGCCAGGAGCGCGCGCCGGTGGTACCGGCAGTACCTGGATGCAGTGATCCAGAGAGATGTAAGTGCAGTCGCCCAGGTACGAAAAGAGGATGACCTGCGTCGCCTGGTTGAGTACCTGGCCCACCAGACAGCCAACCTGCTTAACGTGAACGCGGCTTCCAATGACCTGGGCCTGGACCGCACAACCATCAACCGGTACATCACGATACTCGAAAGACTGTTCCTGGTCAGGCAACTGCCGGCCTGGCACCGCAACGGCATGAAGCGCCTGGTCAGCCTGCCCAAGGTTCACATGGTCGACTCCGGCCTGGCCGCCAACCTGCTCCGGCTGACTCCCTCGGACTGGTCGTTACACGGCACCGAATTTGGCGGGCTCCTGGAAAGCTTCGTCGTCCAGCAACTGATCTGCCAGTCCGGATGGGTGGACAGTGAGCTGAAATTTTCCCACTACCGCGACAAGGACCAGAAGGAGGTGGACCTGGTCATCGAACAGGGACGCCGCGTATGGGGCGTAGAGGTGAAACGGTCAGCCAGCATCAAGCGGACCGACGCCAAAGGCCTGGCCCGGCTGGCCACCCAGGCCGGCAAAAATTTCCAGGGCGGCGCACTGCTGTACTCGGGTACAAACACCCTCCCGCTCGAGCCACCCAACTGCTTCGCAGTGCCCATCGACAGGCTCTGGCATGAATAGCCTCAACTACCAAACCCTCAAAGCCCGCCACCGCGCCGAGCGCGACGGCTACTCCCCCGCCCTGGCCCTGCGCACCCACCGCGCCCTGAGCTGGCTGCAACGCGCCGAGCAGGAAACCGAAGACCAGGACGCCAGGTTCATCTTCGCGTGGATCGCCCTGAACGCCGCCTACGCCCGCGACCAGGTCGCCGGCCGCGTCTCCTGGACCGAACGCCGCCGCTTCCGCGAATTCATCCGCCGCCTGCTCGCCACCGACAGCGCCGGTGCCGGCCAGAACCTGCTCTACAACCTGGTCTGGGACCAGTTCCCCAACTCCATCCGCGGCTTCCTGGACAACCAATATGTCTTCCAGCCCTACTGGGAACACCAAAAAGGCAATCTTGACGAGGCCGCCTGGAAACAAAGCTTCAGCCACTCCAAAACCCGCGCCTACCGCGCCCTCGGCCAACAACGCACCGGCCAGGTCCTGGGCGAACTCTTCGACCGCCTCTACACCCTGCGCAACCAACTCATCCACGGCGGCGCCACCTGGAACGGCCAAATCAACCGCAAACAGGTCACCGCCGGCGCCGACATCCTCGGCAAATTGGTGCCCGTGGTCATCCACCTGATGATGGCGCGACCGGGCGTGGAGTGGGAGATGGGGTGTTATCCGGTGGTGGGGTAGTTGAACCAAGTTGAAGGACCACCTGATTGACATCAAAATGCCTGATATGCACGAGTTTTGGGCAAATCAGACCTGTTCCGCATGTTGCGGCACCAACTTGTTGATTTACGGAGGGTGACGCAATGGATTTGAAGGCTTCTGTTGAAGGTCAAACTCACGATATAAAGTCCATCCGCCTGGTTTCAGGAAAGAGTGCCGATTGGAAAGAACTGGCGTGTACATGTGTTTGCTTTGCAAACAGCCGAGGTGGGCAGATTCTTCTGGGAATCGAAGATGGCGAATCCTCACCACCTGAAGGGCAGCGCATATCGGACGCCTTGCTTGAGAGAATCAGTAAACGCGTTGGCGAATTGACGATCCACGTCAATGCATTCCCTGAAAAGGTTTGCTGTGAGAACGGTGCGGAGTACGTGCGATTGAACATCAGCCGCTCTCAAAACGTCGCATCTACAACTGATGGGCGGTTTTTTATCCGGGTCTCAGATCAGTGTATGCCCATTACTGGTGACAACGTGCTTCGGCTGGCTGAAGAGAGACCAGGATGGGCTTGGGAGCTCGTTGACAGTCAGCTTGGTAAAAAACACATTGATCCGCTCGTGCTGAAACGGTTGGTTACCAGCTTCAGGCATTCTGAACGGGTCAGGCCTTCGGTGAAAGAGAAGTCAGACGCTGAGTTGCTCGAGCACTACAGCCTTGTCATTGGGCGAAACCTGACCAATCTCGGTGCGCTACTCGTTGGTTCGACGAATACGCGCAGGAGCCTGGGCGTGGCTCCTATAGTTCAGGCGCTGAAGTTTGACGATGCCGGAAACAAGGTGAATAAGTGGGCGTGGGATGATCACACCCAGTCTCCAATCGAGCTCGTCGAAGCGATCTGGGGGGCGATTCCGGATTTCAAGGAAAGCTATGAAGTATCGGAAGGACTCTACCGAAAGTCGGTTCCGGCCTATGATGAGAAAGTTGTTCGGGAATTGCTCATCAACGCATTGGTTCACCGGCCTTATACCCAGAAAGGTGATATCTATATCAACCTCAGGCCTGGTTCCCTGGAGATCGTAAACCCCGGAACTTTGCCTCTTGGTGTGACGACCAGGAATATTCTGAATGCGAGCAGGCGGCGCAATGAAGAACTTGCCAGAGTGTTCCATGACCTTGAGCTGATGGAGCGCGAGGGCAGTGGCTACGATCTCGTATACGACCTGTTGCTGTCGCGCGGGCGGCCTATCCCGGAGTTGAAAGTTGGACAGGACAGGGTCTCGGTTACGATACGCAGGCTGGTGCCAAACCCGGGAGTCATGCGTTTGATGCAAGACGCCGATGCCCGCCATCAACTCACCCAGCGTGAACGCATTACCTTAGGAGTGCTCGCACAGTCTGATGGCCTGATAGCGGGAGAACTGGTTGAGAGGCTTGAAACCGACCAGGGCTCTCTATCAAGTTGGTTAGGGCGGCTACTTGAGCTTGAACTGGTGGAAACCAGGGGACGGACCAAGGGGACACGCTACCTTGTGTCGCCGGAATTGTTGCGAGACTCAGGAATGACAGGCGCCACATCGCTCAAGCACATTGAGCCTCATCGCCTTGCAGCACTCGTAAGGGAAGATGTCGGTCGATACCCTGATTCCCGTATCGGTGAAATCCATGAAAGGATAGGTTCGGAGATTCCTCGGAGCCAACTAAGAAAATGCCTGAAGAACCTGGTTGATGCCGGTGACCTCGTAATGATTGGCGAGCGAGCAGGTTCGCGATACAGGGCTGGTGACACCTGAAGCCTGGTGCGACAGAAATGATTGATAGCACCTGGTTCCGGCTGGTTAAAAAACCAAGATATTTAGAAAATTCAGAACAAAAGCCAGCATGAGGGTTTACAACGCTTTGTAATACATGGTTTTTTAGAAATCTCTCTTTGCGGAAAAAATCCAAAGCAGTTCTAATTTGGAACAGAAACCATGACCATTTGGGAGTTGATACCCCCGGCCAACAGACAAGCGAGTTCAGCCGGCCAAAACAAATAGTCCTTTTAATAGTCCCTAAACGCCCATTAATAGTCCTTTATGTCTCAATCAACGCCAGGCTGCCGCGAGACCCAGTCATAAACAGGTCGTAACACACGCATCGCTGGCTCAAGTTCCGACTTTGCATCTTCGAGCGGTTCAAGCCTCATCCATAGGGTCAGGTGTGGGGAAACCACTATGTGTTTGGAATAAACTCACTAAATTCGTTAATAAGTAAAACAACGCCATAGTCCTCTGCTGGATCGAAGGTCTTCTTTAATGAATCGCGAACAACTCCTGGAAACCGTCGCCGGGCTAAACACCTTCCGCTCCGGCGAACGCCGCGCGCCGCACAAGCCGCTTCTCGTGCTCAGCGCCCTGGCCGAGTTGCAACAAGGGCGCGACCGCCTGCCCTTCAATGATGCCCGCAGCATGCTTCTCCCACTGTTGAACGCCTGGGCACCGCCGGTAGCAACCCGGCACCAACCCGAACTGCCCTACTGGCACCTCCGAGGCGATGGCATATGGGAAGTTGAAGGTGATGAATAT includes:
- a CDS encoding HEPN domain-containing protein, which encodes MNSLNYQTLKARHRAERDGYSPALALRTHRALSWLQRAEQETEDQDARFIFAWIALNAAYARDQVAGRVSWTERRRFREFIRRLLATDSAGAGQNLLYNLVWDQFPNSIRGFLDNQYVFQPYWEHQKGNLDEAAWKQSFSHSKTRAYRALGQQRTGQVLGELFDRLYTLRNQLIHGGATWNGQINRKQVTAGADILGKLVPVVIHLMMARPGVEWEMGCYPVVG
- a CDS encoding nuclease-related domain-containing protein is translated as MIYIVLVVVVGAVAVLTAWLNSPGAKGRRGEAMVERTLARLDPGEYRVLHNVTLPTTGGHTTQIDHVVISRYGIFVLETKHLAGWVFGKAGDAKWTQSFGRHARNTFQNPLRQNHAHVKALQTATGLGDEAFESLVIMTGKATFKTGIPKGVLALRDLMQVLRAMPRQRLTDTQVKAAVNAIEAARLAPGPETDREHIETTVRRHGAGNGMVATASKLYFRGLAINIGLKLIGVALMIAVAWFAYQRISDITTDYAESQLTGKPAATQPAPETAPPTPVPATSPVPETTPPTTAETTPEPEPAPAPTDIRNRMPKDVRCAYSPDTDRCACLDPRGFKYQAALEQCKARALGEA
- a CDS encoding ATP-binding protein gives rise to the protein MDLKASVEGQTHDIKSIRLVSGKSADWKELACTCVCFANSRGGQILLGIEDGESSPPEGQRISDALLERISKRVGELTIHVNAFPEKVCCENGAEYVRLNISRSQNVASTTDGRFFIRVSDQCMPITGDNVLRLAEERPGWAWELVDSQLGKKHIDPLVLKRLVTSFRHSERVRPSVKEKSDAELLEHYSLVIGRNLTNLGALLVGSTNTRRSLGVAPIVQALKFDDAGNKVNKWAWDDHTQSPIELVEAIWGAIPDFKESYEVSEGLYRKSVPAYDEKVVRELLINALVHRPYTQKGDIYINLRPGSLEIVNPGTLPLGVTTRNILNASRRRNEELARVFHDLELMEREGSGYDLVYDLLLSRGRPIPELKVGQDRVSVTIRRLVPNPGVMRLMQDADARHQLTQRERITLGVLAQSDGLIAGELVERLETDQGSLSSWLGRLLELELVETRGRTKGTRYLVSPELLRDSGMTGATSLKHIEPHRLAALVREDVGRYPDSRIGEIHERIGSEIPRSQLRKCLKNLVDAGDLVMIGERAGSRYRAGDT
- a CDS encoding ATP-binding protein, which translates into the protein MAEAEEEKIYTRLMATAMSEALGDTPVVCLLGPRQSGKSTLVRRLLPKRHYVTFDDPGLLDAAQADPLGFLRALPEQVTLDEIQRVPELLPPIKLLVDENRTPGRFVLTGSANLLLLPSVNESLAGRMEVVRLHPLSEMEKQGTETSFLETLISGALEAAVSESGQVVSGTAEAICSGGYPEPLGRPARSARRWYRQYLDAVIQRDVSAVAQVRKEDDLRRLVEYLAHQTANLLNVNAASNDLGLDRTTINRYITILERLFLVRQLPAWHRNGMKRLVSLPKVHMVDSGLAANLLRLTPSDWSLHGTEFGGLLESFVVQQLICQSGWVDSELKFSHYRDKDQKEVDLVIEQGRRVWGVEVKRSASIKRTDAKGLARLATQAGKNFQGGALLYSGTNTLPLEPPNCFAVPIDRLWHE